Proteins from a single region of Juglans microcarpa x Juglans regia isolate MS1-56 chromosome 5S, Jm3101_v1.0, whole genome shotgun sequence:
- the LOC121268484 gene encoding high mobility group B protein 14-like isoform X2: MALRTKSSEGMKRSARLSKVSVERRPKSAKKIKTKHKKKNDKYDTNKPKKPPTAFFYFLEDFRKDFQEQNPNVKSMRDIGKACGEKWKTMTYEEKVQYYDIATVKRAEFDKAMADYIKKLESGEDIESEDSDSELD; encoded by the exons ATGGCATTGAGAACAAAATCAAGCGAGGGGATGAAGAGGTCGGCAAGGCTGAGCAAAGTTAGCGTGGAGAGGAGACCCAAGTCGGcaaaaaagatcaaaacaaaacataagaagaaaaatgataaatatgatacTAATAAGCCAAAGAAACCGCCAACGGCTTTCTTCTACTTCTT GGAAGATTTTCGTAAGGATTTTCAAGAGCAGAACCCAAATGTCAAGTCAATGCGTGAT ATTGGCAAGGCATGTGGAGAGAAGTGGAAAACAATGACATATGAG GAAAAAGTTCAGTATTATGACATAGCTACTGTTAAACGAGCGGAGTTTGATAAAGCCATGGCAGATTACATAAAGAAACTG GAAAGCGGTGAGGATATAGAAAGTGAGGATTCAGACTCAGAGCTGGATTAG
- the LOC121268484 gene encoding high mobility group B protein 14-like isoform X1, with product MAKNAKKSQVSPSSRASASATVPKRASDDQMALRTKSSEGMKRSARLSKVSVERRPKSAKKIKTKHKKKNDKYDTNKPKKPPTAFFYFLEDFRKDFQEQNPNVKSMRDIGKACGEKWKTMTYEEKVQYYDIATVKRAEFDKAMADYIKKLESGEDIESEDSDSELD from the exons ATGGCGAAGAATGCTAAGAAGTCCCAAGTTTCTCCCTCGTCTCGAGCGTCTGCCTCTGCTACGGTCCCCAAGAGAGCATCCGATGA TCAGATGGCATTGAGAACAAAATCAAGCGAGGGGATGAAGAGGTCGGCAAGGCTGAGCAAAGTTAGCGTGGAGAGGAGACCCAAGTCGGcaaaaaagatcaaaacaaaacataagaagaaaaatgataaatatgatacTAATAAGCCAAAGAAACCGCCAACGGCTTTCTTCTACTTCTT GGAAGATTTTCGTAAGGATTTTCAAGAGCAGAACCCAAATGTCAAGTCAATGCGTGAT ATTGGCAAGGCATGTGGAGAGAAGTGGAAAACAATGACATATGAG GAAAAAGTTCAGTATTATGACATAGCTACTGTTAAACGAGCGGAGTTTGATAAAGCCATGGCAGATTACATAAAGAAACTG GAAAGCGGTGAGGATATAGAAAGTGAGGATTCAGACTCAGAGCTGGATTAG
- the LOC121267086 gene encoding agamous-like MADS-box protein AGL29, which yields MGRRKIEMVMVKDGSSRQVTFSKRRNGVFKKANELATLCGAEVAVVAFSPGGKPFSFGQPSVGAVSDRFLHRDQRKPNHGKSTVVGSSKDGACKVSILTQQLNELLKQLYDEKKRGEMLEKAKEKSGYKAPIINEMGLQELGELKGSLERLREDIKARVNEMEASSSLLLLAKKPVHESERPVAKKVPKSYI from the coding sequence ATGGGGAGGCGAAAGATTGAGATGGTTATGGTGAAGGACGGCAGCTCCAGGCAGGTAACCTTCTCCAAGCGTCGAAACGGCGTTTTTAAGAAAGCGAACGAGCTCGCTACTTTATGCGGTGCAGAAGTAGCCGTAGTTGCTTTCTCTCCGGGTGGAAAGCCATTCTCCTTCGGCCAACCGAGCGTTGGGGCTGTTTCAGACCGGTTCCTCCATCGGGACCAAAGAAAACCCAATCATGGTAAAAGTACTGTCGTTGGTTCTTCCAAGGATGGTGCCTGCAAGGTGAGCATCCTTACTCAGCAACTTAATGAGCTGCTTAAGCAGTTGTATGATGAGAAAAAAAGGGGAGAGATGCTTGAGAAAGCGAAGGAGAAAAGCGGATACAAAGCACCGATCATCAATGAGATGGGTTTGCAGGAACTAGGAGAATTGAAGGGATCGCTGGAGAGGCTTAGGGAAGACATAAAAGCACGAGTCAATGAGATGGAGGCATCATCTTCGTTGCTGCTCCTGGCAAAGAAACCTGTCCATGAATCTGAAAGGCCAGTTGCTAAAAAAGTTCCCAAGTCTTATATTTGA
- the LOC121267994 gene encoding LOW QUALITY PROTEIN: 3-oxoacyl-[acyl-carrier-protein] synthase I, chloroplastic-like (The sequence of the model RefSeq protein was modified relative to this genomic sequence to represent the inferred CDS: inserted 1 base in 1 codon) has translation MQALQSPTLHPSPLGSIRKNSSHLLTRRRLSVNAASSQPTVSAPKREKDPKKRVVITGTGLVSVFGNNVDEYYNRLLEGESGIGPIDRFDASKFPTRFAGQIRGFRSEGYIDGKNDRRLDDCIRYCIVAGKKALEDADLGGDKLSKIDKERAGVLVGTGMGGLTVFSDGVESLIEKGHRKITPFFIPYAITNMGSALLAIDIGFMGPNYSISTACATSNYCFYAAANHIRQGEADLMIAGGTEAAIIPIGLGGFVACRALSQRNEDPKTASRPWDKGRDGFVMGEGAGVLIMESLEHAMKRGAPIIAEYLGGAVNCDAYHMTDPRADGLGVSSCIESSLEDAGVSPEEVNYINAHATSTLAGDLAEINAIKKVFKNTSEIKINATKSMIGHCLGAAXGLEAIATVKAITTGWLHPTINQFNPEPSVEFNTVASKKQQHEVNVAISNSFGFGGHNSVVAFSAFRP, from the exons ATGCAGGCTCTTCAATCCCCGACCCTGCATCCCTCTCCGCTCGGCTCAATTCGTAAGAACTCCTCCCATCTCCTCACCAGGCGCCGCCTCTCCGTCAATGCAGCTTCGTCCCAGCCCACCGTCTCGGCGCCGAAACGCGAGAAGGACCCCAAGAAGCGGGTCGTGATCACCGGGACGGGCTTGGTCTCCGTGTTCGGAAACAACGTCGATGAGTATTACAACAGGCTTCTCGAGGGCGAGAGTGGGATCGGCCCCATCGACCGGTTCGATGCCTCCAAGTTCCCCACCCGGTTCGCTGGCCAGATCCGTGGGTTCCGCTCCGAGGGCTACATAGATGGAAAGAATGACCGTCGCCTCGACGATTGCATCAGGTACTGCATTGTCGCTGGCAAGAAAGCGCTTGAGGATGCTGATCTCGGCGGCGACAAGCTCTCTAAG ATCGATAAGGAGCGAGCTGGTGTGCTTGTGGGAACAGGGATGGGTGGTCTTACAGTCTTTTCTGATGGTGTTGAGTCTTTAATAGAGAAAGGTCACAGGAAAATAACCCCTTTCTTCATTCCCTATGCTATAACCAACATGGGGTCTGCATTGCTTGCAATTGATATAGGCTTCATGGGCCCAAATTATTCAATTTCGACAGCTTGTGCCACCTCCAATTATTGCTTCTATGCAGCTGCAAATCACATCCGTCAGGGTGAGGCTGATCTGATGATTGCAGGTGGTACTGAAGCCGCCATTATTCCCATTGGACTGGGTGGTTTTGTTGCATGCAGAGCCTTATCTCAGAGGAACGAAGATCCAAAAACTGCTTCAAGACCATGGGATAAAGGTCGAGATGGATTTGTCATGGGTGAAGGAGCTGGAGTATTG ATAATGGAGAGCTTGGAACATGCAATGAAACGAGGTGCACCAATTATTGCTGAGTATTTAGGAGGTGCCGTTAATTGTGATGCTTATCATATGACTGATCCAAGAGCAGATGGACTTGGTGTGTCCTCATGCATTGAGAGCAGCCTTGAAGATGCCGGTGTGTCACCTGAGGAG gTTAACTACATAAATGCACATGCAACTTCCACTCTTGCGGGTGACCTAGCTGAGATAAATGCCATAAAAAAAGTTTTCAAGAATACTTCGGAGATCAAAATCAATGCTACAAAG TCAATGATTGGACATTGCCTTGGCGCTG GGGGTTTGGAAGCCATCGCAACTGTGAAAGCCATAACAACAGGATGGCTGCATCCTACCATAAATCAATTT AATCCAGAGCCTTCAGTTGAGTTCAACACCGTTGCAAGTAAAAAGCAGCAGCATGAAGTGAATGTTG ccatttcaaattcatttggATTTGGTGGACACAACTCCGTCGTTGCCTTTTCAGCATTCAGACCTTGA